One genomic window of Legionella jordanis includes the following:
- a CDS encoding NADH-quinone oxidoreductase subunit C, producing MTKLTSLAEKLTGELNGLITSIDVANDEITLETELAYLKSALFQLRDHEAFAFEQLIDLCAVDYLLYGDYDWETEEATENGFSRGVERQEAKAYSLSKPRFAVVYHLLSIKLNQRIRVKVFVEESHLIVPSVHEIWKGANWFEREAYDLFGILFDGHPDLRRILTDYGFIGHPFRKDFPLSGHVEMRYDARLQKVIYEPVDIEARILVPKVIRNDNRYLGPKNAGGEQ from the coding sequence ATGACAAAACTAACGAGCTTGGCTGAAAAATTAACTGGTGAATTGAATGGCTTGATTACCTCGATTGACGTGGCCAATGACGAAATTACCTTGGAGACAGAACTGGCTTATTTAAAGTCGGCCCTGTTTCAATTAAGGGATCATGAGGCATTTGCTTTTGAGCAATTAATCGATTTATGCGCTGTCGATTATCTACTCTATGGTGATTACGATTGGGAAACTGAAGAAGCAACTGAGAATGGGTTTTCGCGAGGGGTCGAACGGCAGGAAGCAAAGGCTTATTCCTTATCTAAACCGCGCTTTGCCGTAGTTTACCATTTGCTGTCAATCAAACTAAACCAGCGGATTCGCGTCAAGGTTTTTGTTGAAGAATCTCATTTAATTGTGCCTTCTGTTCATGAAATATGGAAAGGTGCAAACTGGTTTGAACGTGAAGCTTATGACCTATTTGGAATATTGTTTGATGGGCACCCCGACTTACGGCGTATTTTGACGGATTATGGATTTATTGGTCATCCCTTCCGCAAAGACTTCCCTTTAAGCGGCCATGTCGAAATGCGCTACGATGCCCGCTTGCAAAAAGTCATTTATGAACCCGTGGATATTGAAGCTAGAATTCTCGTGCCCAAGGTAATCAGAAATGATAATCGTTATCTTGGTCCTAAAAATGCAGGGGGCGAGCAATGA
- a CDS encoding NuoB/complex I 20 kDa subunit family protein codes for MAVAELQKTGFVTTSVDKLLGWARSGSMWPMTFGLACCAVEMMHVGAARYDLDRFGIIFRPSPRQSDVMIVAGTLCNKMAPPLRRVYDQMPEPRWVISMGSCANGGGYYHYSYSVVRGCDRIVPVDIYVPGCPPTAEALLYGIIQLQNKIKNKSIIEA; via the coding sequence ATGGCTGTTGCTGAATTGCAGAAAACTGGCTTTGTTACAACCTCGGTCGACAAGCTGCTTGGTTGGGCCCGGAGTGGCTCAATGTGGCCAATGACTTTTGGTTTGGCTTGTTGTGCTGTCGAAATGATGCACGTAGGTGCTGCACGTTATGACTTGGACCGATTCGGCATTATTTTTAGACCCAGTCCCAGACAATCGGATGTGATGATTGTTGCTGGAACTTTATGCAATAAAATGGCTCCCCCATTGCGTCGCGTGTATGATCAAATGCCAGAACCCAGATGGGTAATTTCAATGGGTTCTTGTGCCAATGGTGGTGGCTATTATCATTATTCTTACTCAGTTGTTCGTGGTTGCGATCGTATTGTTCCAGTTGATATTTATGTTCCTGGCTGTCCCCCAACCGCGGAAGCTCTTCTGTATGGCATTATTCAACTGCAGAATAAAATCAAAAACAAATCGATAATCGAAGCTTAG
- a CDS encoding NADH-quinone oxidoreductase subunit A, which translates to MLSQYLPILVFIVLGLILGLVMLGAGALLSKHDPYPVKNAPYECGFNAFESSHIPFDVRFYLVAILFIIFDLETAFFVPWALVLRKIGWFGFSAMMIFLGLLVIGFIYEWKRGALEWE; encoded by the coding sequence ATGCTATCACAATACTTACCTATACTAGTTTTTATTGTTCTTGGGCTCATCCTTGGTCTGGTCATGCTTGGAGCAGGTGCTCTGCTAAGCAAACATGACCCGTACCCGGTTAAAAACGCCCCTTATGAATGCGGTTTCAATGCATTTGAAAGCTCCCATATTCCCTTTGATGTCAGATTTTATTTAGTTGCTATACTATTTATTATTTTTGATTTGGAAACGGCCTTTTTTGTCCCATGGGCCTTGGTTTTACGTAAGATTGGTTGGTTCGGTTTTTCCGCAATGATGATCTTTCTAGGCTTATTGGTTATAGGCTTTATCTACGAATGGAAACGGGGCGCTCTTGAATGGGAGTGA
- the secG gene encoding preprotein translocase subunit SecG yields MYQLVLMIHVLVAIVLIGLVLIQHGKGADIGAAFGSGASNTVFGSQGTGSFLFKLTGGLALTFFVTSLSLSYMVSSQYQKAAQQAIPQQTIVPKSNIPVPVDSSKSGKQ; encoded by the coding sequence ATGTATCAATTAGTTTTAATGATTCACGTGCTGGTTGCCATAGTCCTAATTGGCTTGGTTTTAATTCAGCATGGTAAAGGTGCCGATATTGGCGCAGCTTTTGGCTCTGGTGCATCCAATACGGTGTTTGGTAGCCAAGGTACAGGAAGTTTCCTGTTCAAATTAACTGGCGGTTTGGCCTTGACTTTTTTTGTCACGAGTTTGTCTCTGTCGTACATGGTATCCTCTCAATACCAGAAGGCTGCACAGCAAGCTATACCTCAGCAAACCATCGTACCAAAAAGTAACATTCCAGTGCCGGTTGATAGCAGTAAGAGCGGAAAACAATAA
- the tpiA gene encoding triose-phosphate isomerase — protein sequence MRKKIVAGNWKMNGNISQIKILLQQLLEYFDNQPGSATCVVFPPAIYLPLVKEIIAGHPIKWGAQNVYPKEWGAYTGELSAPMLCDYDCQYVLVGHSERRRLFQEDENFIADKFHHVKEHGMIPVLCVGETLEERKQGLTEQVLAKQLLAMTAKGDRCFNECIIAYEPVWAIGTGQTASPEQVQEVHSSIRELVADFNLEDANELTILYGGSVNEKNAGSLFAMPDVDGGLVGGASLNARQFVDIMKCIN from the coding sequence ATGAGGAAAAAAATTGTTGCTGGCAACTGGAAGATGAATGGCAATATCAGCCAGATCAAAATATTATTACAGCAATTGCTGGAATATTTTGACAATCAACCAGGTTCAGCAACCTGTGTGGTGTTTCCTCCAGCGATTTATTTGCCTTTGGTAAAAGAAATAATCGCAGGGCATCCAATAAAATGGGGTGCGCAAAATGTCTATCCTAAGGAATGGGGCGCATATACTGGAGAATTGTCTGCTCCAATGCTATGCGACTACGACTGCCAGTATGTTTTAGTTGGCCATTCTGAGCGGCGGCGCCTCTTCCAAGAGGATGAAAATTTTATTGCAGATAAATTCCACCATGTCAAAGAACATGGTATGATACCGGTTCTTTGCGTTGGCGAAACGTTAGAAGAACGTAAACAGGGCTTAACAGAACAAGTGTTGGCAAAGCAGCTGCTTGCAATGACTGCAAAAGGTGACCGCTGCTTTAATGAATGCATAATAGCCTATGAGCCTGTTTGGGCAATAGGAACAGGGCAAACTGCTTCACCTGAGCAAGTACAAGAAGTGCATTCTTCAATAAGAGAATTGGTGGCTGACTTTAATCTTGAAGATGCTAATGAGCTGACTATACTGTACGGTGGCAGTGTCAATGAGAAAAATGCTGGCTCATTGTTTGCGATGCCAGACGTCGACGGTGGTTTGGTAGGTGGCGCATCATTAAATGCGCGACAGTTTGTGGATATTATGAAATGTATCAATTAG
- a CDS encoding coiled-coil domain-containing protein: MKDELMDLVHELTSSAQPHNLEQLTFVFHSYRELFQPLVVPPKPCASLWHALRNIRSQVIDWQQLVNEQNIEMALREEIHRLEQEQINRKKRAEFLKAKLEEYQVHLNECYPALLRAYNSYLVAKEPTIALSTPTTLSQQQNLLLAYFELLNHQHRTLTHENISLQLAEAFIKRKEISGRLKSMAVITSDDSFDSIKLFKIGHNKLASLNQLKMDLEQIQQELAENISLQEIKEDIEHKKQQIKTINAELLSLELQLKECQLPEDERHRLNSEYAKAPHKEQFIAEKTQELSWQNSVINPLSWFEWSTNSNFMQKVHSQQLENHYLNLLHQEHELTTQANHLREQLLRSQDFMIAGDSTFKIEPASKVLRARAIKLLAELEPQYSLKADNNLLLLSDLIERIGFISKQTDNLETVLRLLEELITIDKTVLELRTKYTLIGDMDELMPSTTELAQLRESAEARQQEISVLTEKIQSCEQCLQKIASINEINLELKDGKKQASTLRSTLRAKRSELAKTVAYSQNHLKIEQAKQVIVQQINELQDCLQTFTLKANETLADSESSSSFTKTVIYQDNLHFWNRLISNLSSTLPSDLQHWYQHLIISLQANIRDELRYHQALHVLQDLFFEIQNPDQDFLVLRAYQKLCPVPKQDWQRLVNLKPMFSSDDQTLAELRTPSLNSKLRALYEQQKKLFKKHPREGELLKQLLKHIHQVAILAENDNNHPALQHFHFMSDPRYQCLQRHRGFYRICEWLGQLCATIISLFKNESPVDYRQFFFFKSTRTERLIEEMNQEIIHCAT; encoded by the coding sequence ATGAAAGATGAATTGATGGATTTAGTTCATGAATTGACTAGTTCTGCTCAGCCCCACAATCTCGAACAACTCACTTTTGTATTCCACAGCTATCGCGAACTTTTTCAGCCACTGGTAGTTCCTCCTAAACCTTGTGCATCTTTATGGCACGCCTTACGTAATATTCGAAGCCAGGTTATTGATTGGCAACAATTGGTTAATGAGCAGAACATCGAAATGGCACTGAGAGAAGAAATCCACCGGCTTGAGCAGGAGCAAATCAACCGGAAAAAACGTGCAGAATTTTTAAAGGCCAAACTGGAAGAATACCAGGTACATTTGAATGAATGCTATCCCGCCCTATTAAGAGCCTATAACAGTTATCTAGTGGCTAAAGAACCAACCATTGCTCTAAGCACACCAACGACTCTTTCACAGCAGCAGAATTTGCTTCTTGCTTACTTTGAGTTACTGAATCATCAGCATCGCACGCTTACGCACGAGAATATTTCCCTGCAATTGGCTGAAGCTTTCATTAAACGCAAAGAAATTTCAGGTAGGCTGAAGTCCATGGCCGTAATTACCAGCGATGACAGCTTCGATTCCATTAAACTATTTAAAATAGGACACAACAAGTTGGCCTCATTAAATCAGTTGAAAATGGATTTGGAACAAATCCAACAAGAATTGGCCGAAAATATTTCCTTGCAGGAAATCAAGGAAGATATAGAGCACAAGAAGCAGCAAATTAAAACGATTAATGCCGAACTTTTAAGCCTTGAGCTGCAACTGAAAGAATGTCAATTGCCTGAAGATGAGCGACACAGACTTAATAGTGAATACGCCAAGGCTCCTCATAAAGAACAATTTATTGCAGAAAAAACACAAGAACTTTCCTGGCAAAATTCCGTAATCAATCCACTGTCCTGGTTTGAATGGAGTACAAATTCAAATTTCATGCAAAAAGTTCATTCTCAGCAACTTGAAAATCATTATCTCAATCTTTTACATCAAGAGCATGAATTAACGACCCAGGCCAATCATTTGCGTGAGCAACTCTTGCGAAGTCAGGATTTCATGATTGCAGGAGATTCCACTTTTAAAATCGAACCCGCTTCAAAGGTGCTGCGTGCCCGAGCTATCAAACTTTTAGCGGAGCTTGAACCTCAATACAGTTTAAAGGCAGACAATAACTTATTGTTGCTCTCGGATCTGATTGAGCGGATTGGCTTTATTAGCAAGCAAACCGATAATCTTGAAACCGTTTTGAGGTTGTTGGAAGAATTAATTACAATCGATAAGACCGTCCTTGAGCTTCGCACAAAATACACGCTAATAGGCGATATGGACGAGTTAATGCCTTCAACAACAGAGCTTGCCCAGCTTCGCGAATCTGCTGAAGCGCGTCAACAAGAGATTTCTGTACTAACAGAAAAAATTCAATCCTGTGAGCAGTGTCTGCAGAAAATTGCCAGTATCAATGAAATTAATCTTGAACTGAAAGATGGGAAGAAACAGGCCTCAACGCTCAGAAGCACTCTGCGGGCAAAACGTTCTGAGCTGGCAAAAACGGTTGCTTATTCTCAGAATCACCTTAAGATAGAGCAGGCGAAACAAGTAATTGTTCAACAAATTAATGAATTGCAAGATTGTCTTCAAACATTCACCCTCAAAGCCAACGAAACTTTAGCTGATTCTGAATCCAGTAGCTCATTCACTAAAACGGTCATTTATCAGGACAATTTGCATTTCTGGAACCGTTTAATCAGCAATTTAAGCTCAACTTTGCCCAGTGATTTACAGCACTGGTACCAGCATTTAATCATTAGCTTACAAGCAAACATTCGAGATGAGCTACGCTACCATCAAGCCTTACATGTGTTGCAAGATCTGTTTTTTGAAATTCAAAACCCGGATCAGGACTTCCTCGTCCTTAGAGCTTACCAGAAGCTTTGCCCAGTACCAAAACAAGATTGGCAAAGGTTAGTTAATCTAAAACCTATGTTTTCTTCCGATGATCAAACATTAGCTGAGTTACGCACCCCTTCTCTTAATAGCAAATTGCGCGCTTTATATGAACAGCAAAAAAAATTATTTAAAAAGCATCCGAGAGAGGGCGAGTTGCTCAAACAGTTACTCAAGCATATCCATCAAGTTGCAATTCTAGCGGAAAATGATAATAACCATCCCGCATTGCAACACTTCCATTTTATGTCTGACCCACGTTACCAATGCTTACAGCGACATCGCGGATTTTATCGGATTTGTGAATGGTTGGGGCAATTATGTGCAACCATTATTAGTCTTTTTAAGAATGAAAGCCCAGTTGACTACCGTCAATTTTTCTTTTTTAAATCCACTCGGACAGAACGTTTAATTGAAGAAATGAATCAAGAAATTATTCATTGCGCTACCTAA
- the glmM gene encoding phosphoglucosamine mutase — translation MSQRRYFGTDGIRGRVGLSNINPEFILKLGWALGRVIGGGERKKVLIGKDTRISGYMLESALEAGLSAAGINVSLLGPMPTPAIAYLTQTLRANAGVVISASHNPFEDNGIKFFSAEGSKFPDDLELAIEAEMEKPLEVAPSIQLGKAIRIHDAPGRYIEFCKSTIPPLTRLTGLKIVVDCANGATYHIAPNVFSELGAEVITIANKPNGFNINEKCGSTAPEQLCNQVLQTGADVGVALDGDGDRLILVDAKGKIVDGDQILYIITKDRLQKDSLHGGVVGTLMSNYGLEKAITDMGVPFLRTKVGDRYVLETLKKKDWKIGGESSGHIVCLDKTTTGDGIVAALQVLASMVKQEKTLQQLVEGIELLPQTLINIKTENAAQLSEHPQVLERVAALSNDLEGEGRVLLRPSGTEPLLRVMVEGKDNKTVQTQAEQLSEEIQKIEKAYF, via the coding sequence ATGAGTCAACGAAGATATTTTGGCACTGATGGTATTCGTGGTCGAGTTGGTTTATCCAATATTAACCCCGAGTTTATCCTCAAACTGGGTTGGGCTCTGGGAAGAGTTATTGGCGGTGGTGAACGTAAAAAAGTTTTAATAGGCAAAGACACCAGAATTTCTGGTTATATGTTGGAGTCTGCCCTGGAGGCTGGTCTTTCTGCAGCAGGTATCAACGTGAGTTTATTAGGTCCAATGCCAACACCGGCAATTGCCTATCTAACGCAAACATTGCGAGCTAATGCGGGAGTGGTAATCAGCGCCTCCCATAACCCATTTGAAGACAATGGCATTAAGTTCTTCTCGGCTGAGGGCAGCAAGTTCCCAGACGATCTGGAATTGGCTATTGAAGCAGAAATGGAAAAACCGCTTGAAGTGGCACCTTCCATTCAGTTGGGTAAAGCGATTCGAATCCATGATGCCCCCGGCCGCTATATTGAATTTTGCAAGTCAACGATCCCTCCCTTAACCCGATTAACGGGCTTAAAAATTGTTGTTGATTGCGCCAATGGCGCAACTTATCACATCGCTCCCAATGTGTTTAGCGAGTTGGGCGCAGAAGTGATTACCATTGCCAATAAACCTAATGGGTTTAACATCAATGAAAAATGCGGTTCTACTGCGCCAGAGCAGCTTTGCAATCAGGTTTTGCAAACCGGGGCTGATGTGGGGGTGGCCCTCGATGGGGATGGGGATCGCCTCATTTTGGTTGACGCGAAAGGCAAGATTGTGGATGGCGATCAGATCCTTTATATCATTACCAAAGATCGCTTGCAAAAAGACAGCTTGCACGGAGGGGTTGTAGGAACTTTAATGAGTAACTATGGCTTGGAAAAAGCCATTACTGATATGGGCGTACCCTTTTTACGAACGAAAGTGGGTGATCGCTACGTATTGGAAACATTAAAGAAAAAAGACTGGAAGATTGGTGGGGAGTCCTCGGGACATATTGTTTGCCTGGATAAAACAACAACAGGGGATGGAATTGTTGCGGCTTTGCAAGTTTTAGCCTCAATGGTTAAACAGGAAAAAACCCTGCAGCAGCTGGTTGAAGGAATTGAATTGCTGCCCCAGACCTTAATCAATATTAAAACCGAAAATGCAGCTCAGCTCTCCGAACACCCTCAGGTGCTTGAGAGAGTCGCTGCATTAAGTAATGATTTGGAGGGAGAGGGGCGAGTTCTTTTGCGACCTTCGGGAACGGAGCCATTATTAAGGGTCATGGTTGAGGGTAAGGACAATAAGACTGTACAAACTCAGGCCGAACAGTTATCTGAAGAAATTCAAAAGATTGAAAAGGCTTATTTTTAG
- the folP gene encoding dihydropteroate synthase, which produces MNNQQFKQWCELYAQRSLAFNKPLIMGILNITADSFSDGGLYLQKEDALRQARTMVSEGADLIDVGGESSRPGAVAISLDEELARVIPVIEALRSETDVCISIDTSKAQVMKEAVSAGAFLINDISALSGENALETAASLNVPVCLMHMQGQPSTMQLNPYYKQDVLHELNDFFEHKISSCLMAGICPRNLILDPGFGFGKLPEHNLRIVNNLGEFHKHRLPLLLGASRKSTLGVILGKEVHERLPGGLSIAIVAALHGVGILRTHDVAATHQSLTMLEAIVNESFNHRNSEKINKD; this is translated from the coding sequence ATGAATAACCAACAATTTAAGCAGTGGTGCGAACTGTATGCACAAAGGTCATTGGCTTTTAATAAGCCTTTGATCATGGGAATCCTTAATATCACCGCGGATTCGTTTTCCGATGGTGGATTGTATCTGCAAAAAGAGGATGCTTTGAGGCAGGCGCGCACCATGGTTTCAGAAGGAGCTGATCTTATTGATGTAGGTGGCGAATCATCCCGACCCGGCGCCGTGGCTATAAGTCTTGATGAGGAGCTTGCCCGGGTAATTCCCGTAATTGAAGCATTGCGCTCAGAAACGGATGTTTGCATTTCAATAGATACCAGCAAAGCACAAGTAATGAAGGAGGCCGTTTCGGCTGGCGCATTTTTAATCAATGACATCAGCGCTCTTAGCGGTGAGAATGCCTTAGAAACTGCTGCATCTTTAAATGTCCCTGTTTGTCTTATGCACATGCAAGGTCAACCCAGTACTATGCAACTCAACCCTTACTATAAACAAGATGTGCTTCACGAGCTTAATGATTTCTTTGAACATAAAATATCAAGCTGCTTAATGGCCGGGATATGCCCGCGCAACCTCATTTTGGACCCAGGCTTTGGCTTTGGTAAATTGCCAGAGCACAATTTGCGGATTGTAAATAATTTGGGCGAGTTCCATAAACACCGTTTACCCTTGCTTTTGGGGGCTTCGCGCAAGAGCACTTTGGGGGTGATCTTAGGCAAAGAGGTGCACGAGCGTTTGCCAGGGGGGTTGAGTATTGCCATTGTGGCAGCACTGCATGGGGTTGGTATACTGCGAACCCATGATGTAGCCGCTACTCACCAATCCCTAACAATGCTGGAGGCTATCGTCAATGAATCCTTTAATCATCGGAACAGCGAAAAAATTAATAAAGATTAA
- the ftsH gene encoding ATP-dependent zinc metalloprotease FtsH, whose product MVKNLFLWLIIAIVLVSVFSNFGPRHTSSEKISYSKFLKEVDQGMISNVTIEDNKVIKGLTKNNHRFVTYMPMQDDALLGELLKNQVDVSGQEKQQESFLLHLFINWFPMLLLIGVWVFFMRQMQGGGGRGAMSFGRSRARLLGEDQVKVTFADVAGVDEAKEEVKELVDFLRDPSKFQNLGGRIPRGVLLVGSPGTGKTLLAKAVAGEAKVPFFTISGSDFVEMFVGVGASRVRDMFEQAKKHAPCIIFIDEIDAVGRHRGAGLGGGHDEREQTLNQLLVEMDGFEGNEGVIVVAATNRPDVLDPALLRPGRFDRQVVVPLPDIRGREQILRVHLQKVPINKDVEILPIARGTPGFSGADLANLVNEAALFAARANKRKVGMIELDKAKDKIMMGAERRSMVMDENEKKLTAYHEAGHAIVGLSVPEHDPVYKVTIIPRGRALGVTMFLPEQDRYSHSKRRLESQLCSLFGGRIAEELIFGAESVTTGASNDIMRATEISRKMVTTWGLSALGPLTFGEEQGEVFLGRSVSQHKEISDNTAQQIDEEVRQIIDRNYQRAKEILLANMDKLHLMAEGLIKYETIDAKQIQEIMSGHEPSPPEDWDSPKLIDKDKKGGDSTSTTINGKPLDKPAGDHN is encoded by the coding sequence ATGGTAAAAAATTTATTTTTGTGGCTGATAATTGCGATTGTTTTGGTCTCAGTGTTCAGCAATTTCGGTCCACGTCATACATCCTCTGAGAAAATTTCCTACAGCAAGTTCCTGAAAGAAGTTGATCAAGGCATGATTAGCAATGTGACCATTGAAGACAATAAGGTCATCAAGGGTCTTACAAAAAATAATCATCGATTTGTCACTTACATGCCCATGCAGGACGATGCCTTGTTGGGTGAATTACTTAAAAATCAAGTTGATGTGAGTGGCCAGGAAAAACAACAAGAGAGCTTTTTGCTGCACTTGTTTATAAACTGGTTCCCGATGCTCCTTTTAATTGGCGTTTGGGTCTTTTTTATGCGGCAAATGCAAGGCGGCGGTGGCCGGGGAGCAATGTCGTTCGGACGTTCACGAGCACGATTGCTCGGTGAAGATCAAGTAAAAGTCACTTTCGCTGATGTCGCCGGTGTTGATGAAGCAAAAGAAGAGGTCAAAGAATTGGTGGACTTTTTGCGAGATCCTTCTAAATTCCAGAATTTGGGCGGCCGCATTCCACGAGGTGTACTGCTTGTGGGATCTCCAGGAACCGGTAAAACCTTGTTAGCCAAGGCCGTAGCTGGTGAAGCCAAAGTACCATTCTTTACTATTTCAGGTTCTGACTTCGTTGAAATGTTTGTGGGAGTCGGAGCTTCACGCGTTCGCGATATGTTTGAGCAAGCAAAAAAACATGCCCCTTGCATCATTTTTATCGATGAAATTGACGCCGTTGGACGCCATCGGGGAGCCGGTTTAGGTGGTGGCCATGATGAACGCGAACAAACACTGAATCAGTTACTGGTCGAAATGGATGGCTTTGAAGGGAACGAAGGAGTTATTGTCGTCGCCGCAACGAACCGTCCTGATGTTTTGGATCCTGCTCTCTTACGACCGGGCCGTTTTGACCGTCAAGTGGTAGTTCCCTTGCCAGATATTCGTGGACGTGAGCAGATTTTGAGAGTCCATTTACAAAAGGTACCTATTAATAAAGATGTTGAAATTTTACCGATAGCTCGTGGCACACCTGGATTTTCAGGGGCTGACTTAGCCAATTTGGTGAATGAAGCGGCTCTTTTTGCAGCGCGGGCGAACAAACGCAAAGTCGGTATGATTGAGCTCGATAAAGCAAAAGATAAAATCATGATGGGTGCAGAGAGGCGCTCCATGGTTATGGATGAAAATGAAAAGAAACTGACAGCCTATCACGAAGCCGGCCATGCAATCGTTGGCTTGTCTGTTCCTGAACACGATCCTGTGTATAAGGTCACTATTATTCCTCGTGGGCGGGCGCTCGGTGTTACGATGTTTTTGCCTGAGCAAGATCGCTACAGCCATAGCAAGCGACGGTTGGAAAGTCAGTTGTGTAGTTTGTTTGGTGGACGTATTGCCGAAGAGTTGATTTTTGGTGCCGAAAGCGTAACCACCGGTGCGTCCAATGATATCATGCGGGCAACCGAGATTTCGCGTAAAATGGTGACCACCTGGGGCTTATCTGCCCTAGGTCCACTGACCTTTGGTGAAGAGCAAGGAGAAGTTTTTCTCGGAAGAAGCGTAAGTCAGCATAAAGAAATTTCTGATAATACCGCACAGCAAATTGATGAAGAAGTTCGTCAGATTATTGATAGAAATTATCAAAGGGCGAAAGAAATTCTTTTGGCAAATATGGATAAATTGCATTTGATGGCAGAAGGCCTGATTAAATATGAAACCATTGATGCCAAACAAATCCAAGAAATCATGAGCGGCCATGAACCTTCCCCTCCAGAGGATTGGGATTCTCCCAAGCTCATTGACAAAGACAAAAAAGGTGGAGATAGCACATCGACCACAATTAACGGTAAGCCTCTTGATAAACCTGCTGGTGATCACAATTAA
- the rlmE gene encoding 23S rRNA (uridine(2552)-2'-O)-methyltransferase RlmE — protein MPRSKSSKRWLQEHFDDAFVKKAQAEGYRSRAVYKLKEIDDKEQLLKPGITVVDLGAAPGGWTQYVTERLQGHGTIIALDILPMDALPEVTFIQGDFREDEVFEKLMNIIPERGVDLLLSDMAPNMSGASAIDIPRAMYLAELAFDFAAKVLKPGGSLVMKVFQGTGFDELLKEARLKFSKVIIRKPAASRSRSRETYLLAKGYNL, from the coding sequence ATGCCCCGCTCCAAAAGCAGTAAACGCTGGTTGCAAGAACATTTTGATGATGCCTTTGTAAAAAAGGCACAGGCCGAAGGCTATCGCAGCCGTGCGGTATATAAGCTCAAAGAAATTGATGATAAAGAACAGTTGTTAAAACCTGGTATTACCGTTGTTGATCTGGGAGCTGCTCCAGGTGGATGGACTCAATATGTCACAGAAAGATTACAAGGACACGGCACAATTATTGCACTGGATATCTTACCAATGGATGCATTGCCGGAAGTTACCTTCATTCAGGGTGATTTCCGCGAGGATGAGGTGTTTGAGAAATTGATGAATATCATTCCTGAACGTGGTGTGGACTTGCTTTTGTCGGATATGGCCCCAAATATGAGTGGAGCCTCCGCAATTGACATCCCGCGTGCGATGTATTTGGCAGAGCTCGCCTTTGACTTTGCGGCGAAAGTGCTTAAGCCAGGAGGGAGTTTGGTCATGAAAGTCTTTCAGGGAACGGGGTTTGATGAGTTGCTGAAAGAGGCCCGTTTAAAATTTAGTAAAGTAATTATTCGTAAGCCTGCTGCATCACGTTCTCGTTCGCGAGAAACCTATTTGCTAGCGAAGGGCTATAATTTATAG
- the yhbY gene encoding ribosome assembly RNA-binding protein YhbY, with protein MDTAFRQSLKAKAHHLKPVILLGAKGLTAAVLEETNHALQAHELIKIKIAGVERDERQQIATEICEELGAELVQLIGNIAVIYRKNEDN; from the coding sequence ATGGACACTGCATTCAGACAATCTTTAAAGGCTAAAGCCCATCATCTTAAGCCTGTGATCCTTTTAGGTGCCAAAGGTTTAACCGCTGCTGTTCTTGAGGAAACCAATCATGCACTCCAGGCGCACGAGTTAATTAAAATCAAAATTGCGGGTGTTGAGCGCGATGAGCGTCAACAGATTGCCACAGAAATTTGTGAAGAACTGGGCGCTGAGTTGGTGCAGTTAATTGGTAACATTGCGGTCATTTATCGAAAAAACGAAGATAATTAA